The following nucleotide sequence is from Triticum dicoccoides isolate Atlit2015 ecotype Zavitan chromosome 7B, WEW_v2.0, whole genome shotgun sequence.
ACATGCGACTTCTACACATACGTACGAACACTTTGTCTTGTCAAGCTCAATCCTTTATTTAATTTATTTGAAAAAGTGCATTTTTATACATTAGGGAATGCCATACTAATCTGCCAATATTCTCGTAACAATATTTTTTTTTTCTGGTATGCACAACAtaatactccttccgttccaaaataagtgtctcaacttcgtACTAATTTTAgcacaaagttgtactaaggttaagacacttactttggaatggagggagtattaatcgAAGAACCAAGAGTCGTGCTTATACATGTGGTGATGCTGCTGGCAATGATTCGTCCAGCTGTCTATCTTAACTGAACATTTTTATCATCAAGTGTCGATAAACTAGTTCACCATTAGGATGCAGATCTAAATCGCACGCCACCGTTCTGTGCTGGACTTGATATGGCActcacaccccctctcctctcctctcctctcctctccgccataTGAATGTAGCTTGAGAAGACTAGCTAGGCAACGTCTGAAAGGGGTTAGCTAACCAAATCTGCGCGCAGGAATAGCTGCAGCCTGCAGGCCTTACATCGATCTCCAGGTAACTGACTACTACCTTATTTTCCAGAGAACCTCTGCTagcttaattaatcatgtttagctACAAGTGCATTTCTCTAGAACATTCATCATCGCCGATTGCATCCTTATAAATCTGTTTACTGTCAGTTTGTTACCATCATACTATAGCTGCCAATTGGTCAAGTAATAGTACGTGAACACCAACTAATGTTTAGTTTATGCATGGAAAAGACACGCTTAATTTGTTTTTTCAGAACTAATTGTACATACACATGCTACCAATTGTTGACATGTGTGTGCTAGGTACGTACCCCTATCTCTGAATTTAGTTCATATGCATCCATAATATGTATTCAAATTGTATGGAACTCGTGTTTTATATTTAGCCAGTTGTTTTTCAATGCAGTAGTCTATTTGATAGACGACTTACTCTTTTTATGCCTTTTCTCCCTAGAGGCTAGTTTATAAAATAATTTTGGGCCACATCGCCAAAACTCTGGCATTGACATTGTAGAAAATAATCCTTCATCTATAATGCAGAACTGCAGACATTGAATACTTTCATGTTGTGCATGCATAAAGGCGAAACGACTTCTATATTTGAGTTTGGAGGATCACGCTATTTTGTAAAACACACTCTTAACTTCTAAAACTTATCCATCAGGTGGCCATCTGAGACATACGAAAGCATTCATGCCTGCAATGGAGGGTTTGCTCAAACTGTTCGATATGTGGGAAATCCAGGTGCTTGTGCTCCTCAGCTTCGCACTACAAGTTTTCTTGTTCTTTACTGGCAGCCGGCGACAACATAGCACGAGCATGGTCCTAAGGCTCTCAATTTGGGCTGCTTATCTTGGGGCAGACTTTGTAGCAGTGTATACCCTAGGCCTTGTCTCACGACATGAGGAGATCAGCGCTGAAAGGCACGTAACAGGGGTAACACAATCACTAGTTTTCTTTTGGGCACCATTTCTCCTCATCCATCTTGGTGGGCAGGACACCATTACTGCCTTTTCCATGGAGGACAACAGCTTGTGGCTGAGGCATTTGCTGAATCTGGTGGTGCAGGTTGTCCTGGCTATATATGTTTTTTGGAAATCCATTGGAAGACACAGTCTGGAGCTTCTATTGTCTTGTGTATTTCTGTTTGTTGTTGGAATTATCAAGTATGGGGAAAGAATATGGTCTCTTCACTGTGGTTCCTTCACAAGCCTCGAGAATTCAAGTGGACGTCGTTACAAAGGGTTGCCAACGCTTGATGAAAAAGAAGACATGGATGAGGAATCTAATAGCCAAGTGAGCACTAGTGGTGGCTATGATAGCACTGTTTATATAGCTATGTGTTCAATGCCACATGTCCATGATATCTTTTCAGGACACAACTTCATTTCAGAATCTGCACCCCCAGATCGGATGCTAGATGACAGCACAAATGTGATCAAGACGGTCAGTATTATTCTAAGTTTGATGTATGCTGATCTCTACACTAAGGCTCTTGTGGTCAGAACAAGGAGTGGCATCATATTTAGATGCATCTCTCAGATGTCCGCTGTTGTTGCTTTTGCTCTGTTCCATGCAAATGACAAGCAGAGGTATAGCAAAAAAGACATTGCAATCACTTATTCACTTCTTGTGGGAGTCTTTTTCCTGGAACTGTGTGCAATGTTTATTTCCATGAAGTCACCCTGGACATGGGCATGGCTGAAGGTTCGAAAGTGGGATAAGCTTGCCATGTTGTCCTGGTTACTTTTTTCTAGTGATATTAGGCGGCCGAAGGCGAAGCAATGTTCGCTACCGTCAATGGGGCAGTACAACTTTTTGAGCTGGGTGACTGGCAGTGGCCATGCGAGAACATTCAAACAACGAGTGATGACCATGTGCAAATGGCTTGTGAATTTGGTCTGTCTTGAAAGGAAGAAAATATTTTGGATGAGCAAGCTGTTAGACACTGAGTATGTGAATGTGGATGAGGTGCTTATGGAGTGTGTTGCAAAGGAGATTAGTCACTTAAGTGAAGATGAAGGCTCCAATAAGAGTATTAGCAAAAAATTGCTGGATTTCTTGGCGTATTCTCCAGATTTTGGTGCGACTATTTTGATGATGCATGGATTGACAGATGAACATTTACGTAAATATGCCACTTCTGGTGCTGCTGACATGGAGGCAAATACTGAAATAGTGGATATGATTGCCGTATGCAGAAAACTATCCAACTACATGATGTACCTTCTGGCTACCCACCCGTCCATTCTTCCGCTCAGTCTTAGCGCGAAAAGTATTCTCGACTGTCTTCAGGATCCCAAAGATTTCAACTTTGAACTTAACACATTAGATGGCGCTCTGGAGCCAACCATGGAAGTAGTGGAGTTAGTTAGCGTGTGGGCGAGGCTCCTTATTTACGCTGCAGGCAAGTCAAGACAGGAGATGCACACGGCACAACTGAGCAGAGGAGGGGAGCTCATCACCTATGTCTGGCTCCTCATGGCCCTCCATGGCCTCGGAGATTCCCAGACAAGGAGGATTCGACTCACCAATGGTGATACTAGTGAAGGTAAGGTGGAGGAGACATATGCCTTCCCTGTCCCTACAGCAACATCAATTGGACCGGAAGAAGCTAGCAGCAGGTAACCCTGCCGCAGATTGACCATTTCCCTTTTATTTATTCGACTGGTTGATACGTTTTGCATGAAGCCAAAAACTTTACCCAtgtcttattttttttatttgttttctcatcttttcagcATTACGGCGGGTGTAATAAACCGATGGCAGCATCTTGCACGCCGCTTGCGCTCCATGCCGCCAGGACGTGCTGATTCTTCCCCTCGCGTTGTGGGTGATCAAATAAATGACTAGTAGTACATATCAAGTATCTGCTACTCTAGTACTGCTCAGACTATTTGCTACTGACTTTTATACGTATGAATCCCTCGTTTAAAAACTTGTAATGAATAAATGAATCGATAAACGAATCATGAGGTGTTTTGCGGTGTAATGTATCAACCGCCGAGTTGGGTGCTCTGCTCTATGTAGAGGGTTTCACCTGACGTTTAAATTTGCTCTACCTACGCTTCGCTCAAGTTGTAAGACTTGCATATTGTTTCTGTTGATTTTGACCTGTTAAAATCGGGTAAATCCCTTCTTAAAAAAAACATTTGCATGTTCATTTAAAAGAAAATAATCGAATAACACAGCCTCCCGCCTCTGAGTGCCCTAACACAGCACTCACAAGTAAAAGCAGAGAAACCACCAGTAGTTCAAAGCAAGGATAAGagactaaagataacaaaactgcaaaCGTCTTCCTCTCATAATACAAAAGCTGAGATAAAAAGCACGACCAGTAAGCAACGTTTCTATGGCTATGGCTTGATTTGCTCTATTTATGTTGAATTTCCAAGTTCCAACGGATCATACATTTCCATTGTACTTTCATCACCGGAGACACATTGATGCAGCGGCTGTCCAAATATACCTGAGCATGCCCATTCCGTGGCTCATCGACTAGCAGGGCGGGTACAAGGGTACCCAGGGCGCATCGCCAGGCTTGGCGAGGAGGACCAGCCATGCCTCCTCTTTCAAAAGCAGTTGCAGGGTCGGTGACGAGGTTGACTCGTCAATGCAGGCTCTGCTGAGCTCCATACGTGGGGAGATTGAATGCTATATGAACACCGCTGGGGTCCCACACGTCGGTGCTGACAGGGAAGTCGACAAACGCTCTGGTGACTAGGTGTTGGAGGCTGATGTCACCAATGTCCTTGTGGCAGAGGATGAAGAGGTCGTCGACATAGCTGAGGAGGTTCCTGCTCGCGAGCACTGGGAAGTTCAGCCTGACGATGGCACCGGTGGCTATGTTCTTGAGGCGGAGGAGTGAGGGGGACACTGCCGGCTTGCACAGCGGGATCCAGTAGCGGCGGACAAGGCTGCAGCTGCATCAGAATAGGAAACAAGCAATCTCAGCCGCGTAGTTATGGGAGCCGGGTTCGCACGTACAAGTTCAGTTTTCCAGCCAAGCCGTACGCGTGCTTAATAGCCTTCGGAAGCTAAAGCGAAAGTTGTAGAAAGTCGGGAGAAAAAGAGAATGCTTGCTCGAAACAGCCTATACCCTAACCCTTGGAAGCGAAGACGCAAAGCGTCACTTTTTTCAAAAGGAAGGAGTTTTTTCTGACTGAATCCATCCATAAAGCCACCAAGGAAACAATGTTCGTTCCCTTTCATCAAGTGGAGCCGAGCTTCGTCTCACGTGGGGCAAACATGAAGAGGACGTGCGATGTCCAGCTCTACACGCGGCAGCAGATGACATCGGGGTTGCAAAAGATGAGGTTTGCAACCGGCACGCACGGATTTATTCTCCATTTCTTAAGGGTTAGGGCAATAAAACATGTATTCCCATTGACGATGCGCTTTATTTTGTTTATGGACGCTTCGATGATGCTCCGGCTGTCTGGCACAAAGAAAAGAGTTATTGAGCCTGGCTATCTCTCGTAGTTCATCGACTTGCAGAGTGGAGTGTATTTGTTTATAATGAAGCACAGATCGAGAAACCAATTGCATATCCTCGGAatgcatcactagtagaaaagggggcaatggtccaggccggtccagcccattagtcccggttcaatccagaaccgggaccaatgggggcattggacccggttcttgagccccggcggccggccgggccacgtgggccattggtcccggttcggctggacatattggtcccggttcgtcccacgaaccgggaccaatgcgccccgctcctggcccatcaccattggtcccggttggtgggacaaaccgggaccaaagggttggtcctcgttgcggccagagtttagtcccacctcgccaaccgaaggggaatcggaccggtttataagcccctccctctgccATATTGAcctcctctgaaaatgaaaatatatgcccttatatagggaaatTCGCCTAAATTCATACGGATTCGTTTGAAATTCATTATGAATTTAAGTTAattttcctctataagcgcatctatgctcatttctgagtagttttttatattatttttcttttctgctatatttatttttttctttttatttctgagttgtaataagccattaaaaataaggatatatgctccttttttagtacagttaaccacaactattttttgcttctattcatttctgagtagttttctatatagtttcttttttcttttctgttatatttattcttttggttt
It contains:
- the LOC119335346 gene encoding uncharacterized protein LOC119335346 — encoded protein: MPAMEGLLKLFDMWEIQVLVLLSFALQVFLFFTGSRRQHSTSMVLRLSIWAAYLGADFVAVYTLGLVSRHEEISAERHVTGVTQSLVFFWAPFLLIHLGGQDTITAFSMEDNSLWLRHLLNLVVQVVLAIYVFWKSIGRHSLELLLSCVFLFVVGIIKYGERIWSLHCGSFTSLENSSGRRYKGLPTLDEKEDMDEESNSQVSTSGGYDSTVYIAMCSMPHVHDIFSGHNFISESAPPDRMLDDSTNVIKTVSIILSLMYADLYTKALVVRTRSGIIFRCISQMSAVVAFALFHANDKQRYSKKDIAITYSLLVGVFFLELCAMFISMKSPWTWAWLKVRKWDKLAMLSWLLFSSDIRRPKAKQCSLPSMGQYNFLSWVTGSGHARTFKQRVMTMCKWLVNLVCLERKKIFWMSKLLDTEYVNVDEVLMECVAKEISHLSEDEGSNKSISKKLLDFLAYSPDFGATILMMHGLTDEHLRKYATSGAADMEANTEIVDMIAVCRKLSNYMMYLLATHPSILPLSLSAKSILDCLQDPKDFNFELNTLDGALEPTMEVVELVSVWARLLIYAAGKSRQEMHTAQLSRGGELITYVWLLMALHGLGDSQTRRIRLTNGDTSEGKVEETYAFPVPTATSIGPEEASSSITAGVINRWQHLARRLRSMPPGRADSSPRVVGDQIND